One stretch of Micromonospora echinospora DNA includes these proteins:
- a CDS encoding MFS transporter: protein MSTLVSAPTTPPATTAGRLTEWRPEDPAFWAAGGARVARRNLYVSIFAEHVGFSVWSLWSVTVLFLGPEYGIDPAGKFLLTAVPAALGAVLRLPYTLAVARFGGRNWTIVSALLLLVPAVPMAVLIEPGVSYTTLMVLACLSGVGGGNFASSMANINLFFPERLKGRALGLNAGGGNLGVPAVQLVGLAVLATAGAAYPRLVPAVYLPLIVLAALAAARWLDNVPGARNEPGALRAAARDPHTWVMSLLYVGTFGSFIGFGFAFGQVLQLQFHDRFPTPVDAAWLTFLGPLIGSLIRPVGGQLADRLGGSRVTFWNFVAMAAGAGLVLYAARDRSFPLYLAGFLALFVFSGIGNGSTYKMIPAIFRARAVAESELTGDPEAAQRRARRLAGAVIGIAGAVGASGGVLVNVAFRQSFLASGTADAAYLAFIAWYALCFLVTWVVYLRPGSRTLVGV, encoded by the coding sequence GTGAGCACGCTCGTTTCCGCACCGACCACGCCGCCGGCCACCACCGCCGGCCGGCTCACCGAATGGCGGCCGGAGGACCCTGCGTTCTGGGCCGCCGGGGGTGCCCGGGTCGCCCGGCGCAACCTGTACGTCTCGATCTTCGCCGAGCACGTCGGCTTCTCGGTGTGGAGCCTCTGGTCGGTGACAGTGCTGTTCCTGGGCCCCGAGTACGGCATCGACCCGGCCGGGAAGTTCCTGCTCACCGCCGTGCCGGCGGCGCTGGGCGCGGTGCTGCGGCTGCCGTACACGCTGGCGGTGGCCCGCTTCGGCGGCCGGAACTGGACCATCGTCAGCGCGTTGCTGCTGCTGGTGCCGGCGGTGCCGATGGCAGTGCTGATCGAACCCGGGGTGTCGTACACCACGCTGATGGTCCTGGCCTGCCTGTCCGGCGTCGGCGGCGGCAACTTCGCCTCCTCGATGGCGAACATCAACCTGTTCTTCCCCGAGCGGCTCAAGGGCCGGGCGCTGGGGCTCAACGCCGGTGGCGGCAACCTCGGCGTACCGGCTGTGCAACTGGTCGGCCTGGCGGTGCTGGCGACCGCCGGCGCCGCGTACCCCCGGCTGGTGCCGGCGGTCTACCTGCCGCTGATCGTGCTGGCCGCGCTGGCCGCGGCCCGCTGGCTGGACAACGTCCCGGGGGCGCGCAACGAGCCGGGCGCGCTGCGCGCGGCGGCCCGCGACCCGCACACCTGGGTGATGTCGCTGCTCTACGTGGGCACGTTCGGCTCGTTCATCGGCTTCGGCTTCGCTTTCGGCCAGGTGCTCCAGCTCCAGTTCCACGACCGCTTCCCGACGCCCGTCGACGCCGCCTGGCTGACCTTCCTCGGCCCGCTGATCGGCTCGCTGATCCGGCCGGTGGGCGGTCAGCTCGCCGACCGGCTGGGCGGGTCCCGCGTGACGTTCTGGAACTTCGTGGCGATGGCCGCCGGGGCCGGGCTGGTGCTGTACGCCGCCCGGGACCGGTCGTTCCCGCTCTACCTGGCCGGGTTCCTGGCGCTGTTCGTCTTCTCCGGCATCGGCAACGGCTCGACGTACAAGATGATCCCGGCGATCTTCCGGGCCCGGGCCGTCGCGGAGAGCGAGCTGACCGGCGACCCGGAGGCGGCGCAGCGGCGGGCCCGGCGCCTGGCCGGGGCGGTGATCGGGATCGCCGGCGCGGTCGGGGCCTCGGGCGGGGTGCTGGTGAACGTGGCGTTCCGGCAGTCGTTCCTGGCCTCCGGCACGGCGGACGCCGCCTACCTGGCATTCATCGCCTGGTACGCGCTCTGCTTCCTGGTGACCTGGGTGGTCTACCTGCGTCCCGGGTCGCGTACGCTGGTCGGCGTGTGA
- a CDS encoding ABC transporter permease, whose translation MIRFIWGQLRGRAGRSVALLVGVLVATTGFVVLTGATTTSRLAVTGAVERQTRAAYDILVRPKGTRTPLESERGLVRPNYLSGAYGGITTAQYDQVRAIEGVDVAAPIAMLGYSTTSIAMPLDVTAAVDPSLDRQLIRIDREFLAERGLSHAAAEPTYVYVTTHPLAYPVIGDQYYLDAVRYTDGRTYDTNDCGLLPREVLPGGRTAPVCDPRVEQGDLLHDLSERRIWQVEAFRMLPGGRFERPDVRSPATAGEALAPLSRLTVTVRLTVPFLLAAVDPAAEQELVGLDDAVVDGRPLTAAETTVVARSGGGLSSRTVPVLATSRPFLDGAVRATFTRTRLDASIAGVPPRELAQRLRGLPSTAAGGAERDAVSAYRSQLAAGLGPDACCHGQLQVVVQPGQATYDRMPDGSLRVRPVAADPAVYGTSGDLVTMPRPWLSEDTGHRPLNSLRLGSGRQDARQWQAVGLFDPEKLTGFSDVGRVPLETYEPPRAKGADARSRAALGGRPLEPSGNPSGYLSAPPLLLTNLASLPGLLAAGNSPQRAAPISAIRVRVDDVDGYSERAAERVRLTAERIAVATGLDVDITLGSSLAPQTVDLPAGDFGRPGLRLAENWSALGVASVITRAVDRKSAVLFALVLVVCALFLGNAVTAAVRDRRSELAVLACLGWSARRIGALVLGEVAALGLVAGLLAVGLAAPLGRALGIDVDWRHALLAVPVALLLALTAGLPPALRAARTHPVAALRPQVAGVFRARRTRTVAGMALVNLARTPGRTLLGAAALAIGVAALTVVAAVNYAFRGAVVGSLLGDTVSLSVRGADTLAASATVLLGAAAVTDVLYLHIRDRAAELATLRATGWTDGALARLIGFQALFLGGLGALTGAGLGLGGAAWLVGEVPSALVTVAVVVAGAGVAVTCLAALVPAALLHRLPTARLLAEE comes from the coding sequence ATGATCAGGTTCATCTGGGGTCAGCTTCGCGGCCGGGCCGGACGGTCGGTCGCGCTGTTGGTCGGCGTGCTGGTGGCCACCACCGGTTTCGTGGTCCTCACCGGCGCCACGACCACCTCCCGCCTCGCCGTCACCGGCGCGGTGGAACGCCAGACCCGCGCCGCCTACGACATCCTGGTCCGGCCGAAGGGCACCCGCACCCCGTTGGAGTCCGAACGCGGGCTGGTCCGGCCCAACTACCTGTCCGGCGCCTACGGCGGAATCACCACCGCACAGTACGACCAGGTCAGAGCCATCGAGGGAGTGGACGTCGCGGCCCCGATCGCCATGCTCGGCTACTCCACCACCTCCATCGCGATGCCACTGGACGTGACCGCGGCAGTGGATCCGTCACTCGACCGGCAACTCATCAGGATCGACCGCGAGTTCCTCGCCGAACGCGGCCTCAGCCACGCCGCCGCCGAACCGACCTACGTGTACGTCACCACCCACCCGCTGGCCTACCCGGTCATCGGCGACCAGTACTACCTGGACGCGGTCCGGTACACCGACGGGCGGACGTACGACACGAACGACTGCGGGCTGCTGCCCCGCGAGGTCCTGCCGGGTGGGCGTACCGCACCCGTCTGTGACCCGCGGGTCGAGCAGGGCGACCTGCTGCACGACCTCAGCGAGCGGCGGATCTGGCAGGTCGAGGCGTTCCGGATGCTGCCCGGCGGCCGTTTCGAACGGCCGGACGTGCGATCGCCCGCCACCGCCGGTGAGGCGCTCGCGCCGCTGTCCCGCCTGACCGTGACCGTGCGCCTCACCGTGCCATTCCTGCTCGCCGCCGTCGACCCCGCCGCCGAACAGGAACTGGTGGGCCTGGACGACGCGGTGGTCGACGGCCGGCCGCTCACCGCCGCCGAGACAACTGTGGTGGCCAGGTCGGGCGGTGGGCTGTCCAGCCGGACCGTGCCGGTGCTCGCCACCAGCCGGCCGTTCCTCGACGGCGCGGTCCGGGCCACGTTCACCCGCACCCGGCTCGACGCGAGCATCGCCGGCGTCCCCCCTCGGGAACTGGCACAACGGCTGCGCGGTCTGCCGTCCACCGCGGCCGGTGGCGCGGAACGCGACGCGGTGAGCGCGTACCGGTCGCAGCTCGCCGCCGGGCTCGGACCGGACGCCTGCTGCCACGGCCAACTCCAGGTCGTCGTGCAGCCGGGGCAGGCGACGTACGACCGGATGCCCGACGGCAGCCTGCGGGTCCGCCCGGTCGCCGCCGACCCCGCCGTGTACGGCACCTCAGGGGACCTGGTCACCATGCCCCGCCCCTGGCTCAGCGAGGACACCGGCCACCGCCCGTTGAACTCGTTGCGGCTCGGCAGTGGCAGACAGGACGCCCGGCAGTGGCAGGCCGTCGGGCTGTTCGACCCGGAAAAGCTCACCGGCTTCAGCGACGTGGGCCGGGTGCCGCTGGAGACGTACGAGCCGCCGCGTGCAAAGGGGGCGGACGCGCGCAGCCGGGCGGCGCTCGGCGGACGGCCACTGGAACCCAGCGGCAACCCGTCCGGTTACCTGTCCGCGCCCCCACTGCTGCTCACCAACCTGGCCAGCCTGCCCGGGCTGCTCGCGGCCGGCAACAGCCCGCAACGCGCCGCCCCGATCAGCGCGATCCGGGTCCGGGTGGACGACGTGGACGGCTACAGCGAGCGTGCCGCCGAACGGGTTCGGCTGACCGCCGAGCGGATCGCCGTGGCCACCGGTCTCGACGTGGACATCACCCTCGGCTCCTCACTCGCCCCGCAGACAGTCGACCTGCCCGCCGGCGACTTCGGCCGCCCCGGCCTGCGACTGGCCGAGAACTGGTCGGCCCTCGGCGTCGCCTCGGTCATCACCAGGGCGGTCGACCGCAAGAGCGCCGTGCTGTTCGCCCTGGTGCTGGTGGTCTGCGCGCTGTTCCTCGGCAACGCGGTCACCGCGGCGGTCCGGGACCGCCGTTCCGAGCTCGCCGTCCTCGCCTGTCTCGGCTGGTCGGCCCGTCGCATCGGGGCGCTCGTCCTCGGTGAGGTCGCCGCGCTCGGCCTGGTCGCCGGGCTGCTCGCCGTCGGTCTCGCGGCACCCCTCGGCCGCGCCCTCGGCATCGACGTCGACTGGCGGCACGCGCTGCTCGCCGTACCGGTGGCCCTGCTGCTGGCGCTGACGGCGGGCCTGCCGCCGGCGCTGCGGGCCGCGCGCACCCACCCCGTCGCGGCCCTGCGGCCACAGGTGGCCGGCGTCTTCCGAGCCCGGCGGACCCGGACCGTGGCCGGGATGGCCCTTGTCAACCTGGCCCGCACTCCGGGGCGCACCCTGCTGGGCGCCGCCGCGCTGGCAATCGGCGTGGCCGCCCTCACCGTGGTCGCAGCAGTCAACTACGCCTTCCGCGGCGCGGTCGTCGGCAGCCTGCTCGGCGACACCGTGTCGCTGAGCGTCCGCGGCGCCGACACGCTCGCCGCGTCGGCCACCGTCCTGCTCGGCGCCGCCGCCGTCACCGACGTCCTCTACCTGCACATCCGGGATCGCGCCGCCGAGCTGGCCACGCTGCGCGCCACCGGCTGGACCGACGGCGCCCTCGCCCGCCTCATCGGCTTCCAGGCCCTGTTCCTCGGTGGGCTCGGCGCGCTCACCGGGGCCGGCCTCGGGCTCGGCGGAGCGGCCTGGCTGGTGGGTGAGGTGCCCTCCGCCCTGGTCACCGTCGCGGTGGTGGTGGCCGGGGCCGGGGTGGCGGTCACCTGCCTCGCGGCGCTCGTTCCCGCCGCGCTGCTGCACCGCCTGCCCACCGCACGCCTACTGGCAGAGGAGTGA
- the rplM gene encoding 50S ribosomal protein L13: MRTYSPKPGEIERQWHVIDASDVVLGRLATHAATLLRGKHKPTFAPHVDTGDFVVIVNAGKVALTGNKRQTKVAYRHSGYPGGLKRVGYDELLTKRPERAIELAVKGMLPHNKLGRQLLKKLKVYAGAEHPHTAQQPVPFEIKQIAQ, translated from the coding sequence GTGCGTACGTACAGCCCGAAGCCGGGTGAGATCGAGCGTCAGTGGCACGTCATCGACGCCTCTGATGTCGTGCTGGGCCGCCTGGCGACCCACGCCGCCACGCTCCTGCGTGGCAAGCACAAGCCGACTTTCGCGCCGCACGTCGACACGGGCGACTTCGTCGTCATCGTGAACGCGGGCAAGGTCGCGCTGACCGGCAACAAGCGCCAGACCAAGGTTGCTTACCGCCACTCCGGTTACCCGGGTGGTCTGAAGCGGGTCGGCTACGACGAGCTGCTCACCAAGCGGCCCGAGCGGGCCATCGAGCTGGCCGTGAAGGGCATGCTCCCGCACAACAAGCTGGGCCGTCAGCTCCTCAAGAAGCTGAAGGTCTACGCCGGTGCCGAGCACCCGCACACCGCGCAGCAGCCGGTGCCGTTCGAGATCAAGCAGATCGCGCAGTGA
- a CDS encoding DUF6364 family protein gives MTAKVTLSFSDETIEEARRFAKREGLSLSAWMDQAAREKALREVFTAHADAVGRAGLDLEAAALADAQEAALVDDALFGGRPRAA, from the coding sequence ATGACCGCCAAGGTGACACTGTCGTTCTCCGACGAGACGATCGAGGAGGCGCGCCGGTTCGCCAAGCGGGAAGGGCTCTCCCTCTCCGCCTGGATGGACCAGGCCGCCCGGGAGAAGGCGCTGCGCGAGGTCTTCACCGCGCACGCCGACGCGGTGGGCCGTGCCGGTCTCGACCTGGAAGCCGCCGCCCTGGCCGACGCCCAGGAGGCCGCGCTCGTCGACGACGCCCTGTTCGGCGGACGTCCGCGTGCTGCGTAG
- a CDS encoding PadR family transcriptional regulator: MAIQHAVLALLARGRSHGYELKGAFEAAVGPQWGPLNIGHLYQILDRLSRDGLVLAERQPQPVKPDRVVYEITEGGRAELDRWLSEPSPRSGGFRDDFFLKVTSAARSGSPETVRLVLANQRGHLMRELRNLDGSRRHADDPVVRLLLSAAIRHVEADLAFVDDAEAALLADGGVTLAGLAAAAGEGRPGRSAADRPDDGAARAAS, encoded by the coding sequence GTGGCGATCCAGCACGCCGTCTTGGCCCTGCTCGCCCGGGGGCGCAGCCACGGTTACGAGCTGAAGGGCGCCTTCGAGGCGGCGGTCGGACCGCAGTGGGGGCCGCTCAACATCGGGCACCTCTACCAGATCCTCGACCGTCTCTCCCGGGACGGACTCGTGCTGGCCGAGCGGCAGCCCCAGCCGGTCAAGCCCGACCGGGTGGTCTACGAGATCACCGAGGGCGGTCGGGCCGAACTCGACCGCTGGCTGTCCGAGCCGAGCCCGCGCAGCGGCGGCTTCCGGGACGACTTCTTCCTCAAGGTTACCTCCGCCGCCCGCTCCGGCTCGCCGGAGACCGTCCGCCTCGTGCTGGCCAACCAACGCGGTCATCTCATGCGGGAGCTGCGCAACCTCGACGGCTCGCGCCGGCACGCCGACGATCCGGTGGTCCGGCTGCTGCTCTCGGCCGCCATCCGGCACGTCGAGGCCGACCTGGCCTTCGTGGACGACGCGGAGGCCGCACTGCTCGCCGACGGCGGCGTCACGCTCGCCGGTCTCGCCGCCGCGGCGGGCGAGGGCAGACCGGGGCGGTCGGCCGCGGACCGGCCGGACGACGGCGCGGCGCGGGCCGCGAGCTGA
- the rpsI gene encoding 30S ribosomal protein S9, giving the protein MTDITATEVAPEATEAPAPVARAPRGDRPIQTVGRRKEAIVRVRIVPGTGKITCNGRDLEAYFPSKVHQQLIKDPLVTAEKPEAFDVIANLRGGGTTGQAGALRLAIARALIVSEPDDRPALKKAGFLTRDARVKESKKYGLKKARKAPQYSKR; this is encoded by the coding sequence ATGACCGACATCACCGCCACCGAGGTCGCCCCCGAGGCCACCGAGGCGCCGGCGCCCGTCGCGCGCGCGCCCCGTGGTGACCGCCCGATCCAGACCGTGGGTCGGCGCAAGGAAGCCATCGTCCGGGTCCGGATCGTCCCGGGCACCGGCAAGATCACCTGCAACGGCCGTGACCTCGAGGCCTACTTCCCGAGCAAGGTGCACCAGCAGCTCATCAAGGACCCGCTGGTCACCGCCGAGAAGCCCGAGGCGTTCGACGTGATCGCCAACCTGCGTGGCGGCGGCACCACCGGCCAGGCCGGCGCGCTGCGGCTCGCCATCGCCCGGGCGCTGATCGTCAGCGAGCCCGACGACCGCCCGGCCCTGAAGAAGGCCGGCTTCCTGACCCGTGACGCCCGGGTCAAGGAGAGCAAGAAGTACGGCCTCAAGAAGGCCCGCAAGGCTCCTCAGTACTCGAAGCGCTGA
- a CDS encoding PIN domain-containing protein — protein sequence MIPSAPLVFLDANVLYSRTLRDWISLLALEGDCAVFDLRYSEDVLAEWMYRLRRKRPEHSEQAIGGQRRRFVQAFPYGFVTGYSPNDVPCPPDPEDRHVLAAAVHGRADILVTDDRRGFPPECVRELLSVLTGDEFLNWVADRSMPLVLRALARQIDYYRRSLVSEDKDAVELIAHLRKAGAPVSPSGSRITSPAADRRRPRNAIP from the coding sequence GTGATCCCCAGCGCCCCACTGGTGTTCCTGGACGCGAACGTTCTCTATTCCAGGACCCTTCGCGACTGGATCAGCCTTCTCGCACTCGAAGGCGACTGCGCCGTCTTCGATCTGCGGTACAGCGAGGACGTCCTGGCGGAATGGATGTATCGCCTGCGGCGCAAGCGGCCCGAGCATTCCGAGCAGGCGATCGGTGGGCAGCGGCGTCGTTTCGTCCAGGCATTTCCGTACGGCTTCGTCACCGGCTATTCGCCGAACGACGTGCCGTGCCCGCCGGACCCGGAGGACCGGCATGTCCTGGCCGCCGCCGTCCATGGCCGCGCCGACATCCTGGTGACCGACGACCGGCGCGGCTTTCCTCCGGAATGCGTGCGGGAATTGCTGTCGGTCCTCACCGGTGACGAGTTCCTCAACTGGGTGGCCGACCGTTCGATGCCCCTGGTTCTGCGGGCATTGGCGCGGCAGATCGACTACTACCGGCGCAGCCTCGTCTCAGAGGACAAGGACGCGGTCGAGTTGATCGCCCACCTACGGAAGGCCGGCGCACCCGTTTCGCCGAGCGGCTCGAGAATCACCTCGCCGGCCGCTGACCGCCGAAGACCGCGAAACGCCATTCCTTGA
- a CDS encoding type II toxin-antitoxin system PemK/MazF family toxin: MLRRGEVWRISGARERFGLVISSDVYNATAVPIVIVAEVVEESLLRDSPLAVPMGAYVVMPDRISSPMKKWFAECVDVADTETMQRVGRALRILQEL; the protein is encoded by the coding sequence GTGCTGCGTAGGGGTGAGGTCTGGCGCATCTCCGGCGCCCGGGAACGGTTCGGTCTGGTGATCAGCTCCGACGTCTACAACGCCACGGCGGTGCCGATCGTGATCGTGGCCGAGGTGGTCGAGGAGTCGCTGCTGCGCGACTCGCCGCTCGCCGTGCCGATGGGCGCGTACGTGGTGATGCCCGACCGGATCTCCTCGCCGATGAAGAAGTGGTTCGCCGAGTGCGTGGACGTGGCCGACACCGAGACCATGCAGCGGGTCGGCCGGGCCCTGCGGATTCTCCAGGAGCTGTGA
- the glmM gene encoding phosphoglucosamine mutase, translated as MGRLFGTDGVRGRANVDLTPELALAVAVAAAHTLAETDKSHPPLAVVGRDTRASGEMLEAAVVAGLTSAGANVVRVGVLPTPAVAFLTAEIKADLGVMLSASHNPMPDNGIKLFAAGGHKLPDEIEMRIEEAVKANATTAWKRPIGAGVGRVNDLLDGADHYVQHLVGTVPHRLDGIKVVVDCANGAAADVAPVAYREAGAEVIAIHAEPDGLNINDECGSNHIDALRAAVVEHGAHLGIAHDGDADRCVAVTADGDEVDGDQVMAILALAMRDAGELTQDTLVATVMSNLGLRLAMSEHGIRLVETKVGDRYVLEELRASGLALGGEQSGHIVLPAYATTGDGVLTGLHLMARMAATGTSLAELAAVVTKLPQVLINVPVGDRTVGAAAPAVRAEVERAEVELGETGRVLLRPSGTEPLVRVMVEAATEDTAREVAERIAEQVRTASPVA; from the coding sequence ATGGGCCGGTTGTTCGGCACGGACGGCGTACGCGGGCGGGCGAACGTGGATCTCACCCCGGAGTTGGCGTTGGCGGTCGCGGTGGCCGCGGCCCACACGCTGGCCGAGACCGACAAGAGCCATCCGCCGCTCGCGGTGGTCGGCCGGGACACCCGGGCCAGCGGCGAGATGCTGGAGGCGGCGGTGGTCGCCGGGCTCACCAGCGCCGGCGCCAACGTGGTCCGGGTCGGCGTGCTGCCCACCCCGGCGGTGGCGTTCCTCACCGCCGAGATCAAGGCCGACCTGGGCGTGATGCTCTCCGCCTCGCACAACCCGATGCCGGACAACGGCATCAAGCTCTTCGCCGCCGGTGGGCACAAGCTGCCCGACGAGATCGAGATGCGGATCGAGGAGGCGGTGAAGGCCAACGCCACCACCGCCTGGAAGCGCCCGATCGGCGCCGGCGTGGGCCGGGTCAACGACCTGCTCGACGGCGCCGACCACTACGTACAGCACCTGGTCGGCACCGTGCCGCACCGCCTCGACGGGATCAAGGTCGTCGTCGACTGCGCCAACGGCGCGGCGGCCGACGTCGCCCCGGTCGCCTACCGGGAGGCCGGCGCCGAGGTGATCGCCATCCACGCCGAGCCGGACGGGCTCAACATCAACGACGAGTGCGGCTCCAACCACATCGACGCGCTGCGCGCCGCAGTGGTCGAGCACGGCGCCCACCTCGGCATCGCCCACGACGGCGACGCCGACCGCTGCGTCGCGGTCACCGCCGACGGCGACGAGGTCGACGGCGACCAGGTCATGGCGATCCTCGCGCTGGCCATGCGGGATGCCGGCGAGCTGACCCAGGACACCCTGGTCGCCACCGTGATGAGCAACCTCGGTCTCCGGCTGGCCATGTCCGAGCACGGCATCCGGCTGGTCGAGACCAAGGTCGGCGACCGGTACGTGCTGGAGGAGCTGCGCGCCTCCGGCCTGGCGCTCGGCGGCGAGCAGAGCGGGCACATCGTGCTGCCCGCGTACGCCACCACCGGCGACGGCGTCCTGACCGGCCTGCACCTGATGGCGCGGATGGCCGCCACCGGCACCTCGCTGGCCGAGCTGGCCGCCGTGGTCACCAAGCTGCCCCAGGTGCTGATCAACGTGCCGGTCGGCGACCGTACCGTCGGCGCCGCCGCGCCCGCCGTCCGCGCCGAGGTGGAGCGCGCCGAGGTCGAGCTGGGTGAGACCGGCCGGGTGCTGCTGCGACCCTCCGGCACCGAGCCGCTGGTGCGGGTCATGGTCGAGGCGGCCACCGAGGACACCGCGCGCGAGGTCGCCGAGCGCATCGCCGAGCAGGTACGCACCGCCAGCCCGGTCGCCTGA
- a CDS encoding ABC transporter ATP-binding protein, giving the protein MDPTPGSTVRTDRLVREFRTGAERLTAVDEVSLEIAGGSVVALTGPSGSGKSTLLHLIGAIERADRGSLTVDDVEVTALRRGALARYRQRVGFVFQRYHLLPALTVLDNVIAPVLPLPGRADHAARARELLAAVGLEGRERALPAQLSGGQQQRVAIARALMGRPRLLLADEPTGNLDSATGAQILDLLLDLRERHGMTILLATHERAIAARCDRLIRLGDGRLVEDIDLTDGEDPAETFDRASRLRL; this is encoded by the coding sequence ATGGACCCGACCCCCGGAAGCACGGTGCGCACGGACCGGCTGGTCCGCGAGTTCCGCACCGGCGCCGAGCGACTCACCGCCGTCGACGAGGTGTCGCTGGAGATCGCCGGCGGCTCGGTGGTGGCGCTGACCGGGCCGAGCGGCTCGGGCAAGTCGACGCTTCTGCACCTGATCGGCGCGATCGAGCGGGCCGACCGGGGCAGCCTGACTGTCGACGACGTGGAGGTCACCGCGCTGCGCCGGGGCGCTCTGGCTCGCTACCGGCAGCGGGTCGGGTTCGTGTTCCAGCGATACCACCTGCTGCCGGCGCTGACCGTGCTCGACAACGTGATCGCACCGGTGCTGCCGCTGCCGGGCCGGGCCGACCACGCCGCCCGGGCCCGGGAGCTGCTCGCGGCCGTCGGCCTGGAGGGACGGGAACGGGCACTGCCGGCGCAGCTCTCCGGCGGTCAGCAGCAGCGGGTCGCCATCGCCCGGGCGCTGATGGGCAGACCACGGCTGCTGCTGGCCGACGAACCCACCGGCAATCTCGACTCCGCCACCGGTGCGCAGATCCTGGACCTCCTCCTCGACCTGCGCGAGCGGCACGGCATGACGATCCTGCTGGCCACGCACGAGCGGGCCATCGCCGCCCGGTGCGACCGCCTGATCCGGCTCGGCGACGGCCGACTGGTCGAGGACATCGACCTCACCGACGGTGAAGACCCGGCCGAGACGTTCGACCGGGCCTCCCGCCTGCGGCTCTGA
- a CDS encoding class I SAM-dependent methyltransferase has protein sequence MVSALAIHHLDDSGKRALYRRAADALAPGGVFVNAEQVAGPTPELDRRYDEVWTARITELGSDAEEIAGARERMRHDRPATVAEQCRWLAEAGLVDVDCFFKEWRFAVFGGQRPAR, from the coding sequence GTGGTCTCCGCGCTGGCCATCCACCACCTCGACGACTCCGGCAAGCGGGCGCTGTACCGGCGGGCGGCGGACGCGCTGGCGCCGGGCGGCGTGTTCGTCAACGCCGAGCAGGTGGCCGGGCCGACCCCGGAGCTGGACCGCCGCTACGACGAGGTGTGGACGGCGCGGATCACCGAGCTGGGCTCCGACGCCGAGGAGATCGCCGGCGCCCGGGAGCGGATGCGGCACGACCGGCCGGCCACGGTGGCCGAGCAGTGCCGGTGGCTGGCCGAGGCGGGACTGGTGGACGTGGACTGCTTCTTCAAGGAATGGCGTTTCGCGGTCTTCGGCGGTCAGCGGCCGGCGAGGTGA
- a CDS encoding helix-turn-helix domain-containing protein has protein sequence MSLSTGMAASVMPTEGAERQKAAAMEEFLARHPLAAGGGVARLVSADGEEVEVPAQMFDVLHQISAMLARGDGVAISAISRELTTTEAAKLLGMSRPTLVRLLENGSIASHRVGSHRRLFLRDVLAFRQRQMEERRKSYEALMWESDALGFTDDV, from the coding sequence ATGAGCCTCAGCACCGGCATGGCCGCCTCGGTAATGCCCACCGAGGGAGCGGAGCGCCAGAAGGCAGCCGCCATGGAGGAGTTCCTCGCGCGGCACCCCCTCGCCGCAGGCGGGGGCGTGGCCCGCCTCGTCTCGGCGGACGGCGAGGAGGTCGAGGTTCCCGCCCAGATGTTCGACGTCCTCCATCAGATCTCGGCGATGCTCGCCCGCGGCGACGGCGTCGCGATCAGCGCCATCTCCCGCGAACTGACGACGACCGAGGCGGCGAAGCTGCTCGGCATGTCCCGCCCCACACTCGTCCGCCTTCTGGAGAACGGGTCGATCGCGTCCCACCGGGTCGGGAGCCACCGGCGCCTCTTTCTCCGCGACGTCCTCGCATTCCGGCAACGACAGATGGAAGAGCGACGGAAGTCGTACGAGGCCCTGATGTGGGAGTCCGACGCGCTGGGCTTCACCGACGACGTGTAG